In the genome of Rhodoplanes sp. Z2-YC6860, one region contains:
- a CDS encoding response regulator — MARILIAEDEEPLRGLVARALNEDGHEVVATADGAAALDTLQREAGRFDLLLADIKMPVMDGLALALATARDFPRLPILLMTGFADQRERASGLEALVSDVISKPFSVAEIKFAVAAALAKGKK; from the coding sequence ATGGCGCGCATCCTGATTGCTGAAGACGAGGAGCCGTTGCGCGGCCTCGTCGCCCGAGCCCTCAACGAGGATGGCCACGAGGTCGTCGCCACCGCCGATGGCGCCGCGGCGCTCGACACGTTGCAGCGAGAGGCCGGGCGGTTCGACCTTCTTCTCGCCGACATCAAGATGCCGGTGATGGACGGCCTGGCGCTCGCGCTCGCCACCGCGCGCGACTTCCCGCGTCTTCCGATCCTGCTGATGACCGGCTTCGCCGATCAGCGCGAACGCGCCTCGGGTCTCGAGGCGCTGGTCAGCGATGTGATCTCGAAGCCGTTCTCCGTGGCCGAGATCAAATTCGCGGTCGCGGCGGCGCTGGCCAAAGGCAAGAAATAA
- a CDS encoding zinc-ribbon domain-containing protein: MQIACPKCSTAYQIAAQAIGASGRTVRCVRCQNVWYVPSPGIIPAAMEATASETADTVSHPASRQHVSPPESHRQPPPETSLRSRPPSADATPIAPTGDEASPEPDAGSPPDERIALSDISIPLTDAPPLAPEPGDGIEGAALDHTPEDIERVAERRRIRAAARRKNRRRMPLPFVIVFLLFVSGALIGLRKDIVRHVPQMASFYSKIGLPVNLRGLVFNDVKIGNETHDGVPVLVVEGVIASTVGIPVDVPRIRFSLRNPAGAEVYSWTAQPAQPVLEPGDTMPFRTRLASPPADGQDLQVRFFTKRDAAGSAP; encoded by the coding sequence ATGCAGATTGCCTGTCCGAAGTGCTCGACCGCCTACCAGATCGCCGCCCAGGCGATTGGCGCGAGCGGCCGCACGGTCCGCTGCGTGCGCTGCCAGAATGTCTGGTACGTGCCCTCGCCCGGCATCATCCCGGCGGCCATGGAAGCCACGGCTTCGGAAACGGCTGACACGGTCTCCCATCCCGCGTCCCGCCAGCACGTATCGCCACCGGAAAGCCACCGTCAGCCGCCGCCTGAGACTTCGCTTCGGTCCAGGCCCCCATCGGCCGATGCGACGCCCATTGCCCCGACCGGCGACGAGGCCTCGCCGGAACCGGATGCAGGGAGTCCGCCGGACGAACGCATCGCCCTGTCCGACATTTCGATACCGCTCACCGATGCGCCGCCGCTTGCACCCGAGCCGGGGGACGGCATCGAGGGCGCGGCGCTCGACCACACGCCCGAGGACATCGAGCGCGTGGCCGAACGACGGCGCATCCGCGCCGCAGCCCGACGCAAGAACCGCAGGCGCATGCCGCTGCCGTTCGTGATCGTCTTCCTGCTGTTCGTCTCCGGCGCGCTGATCGGACTGCGCAAGGACATCGTCCGCCACGTGCCGCAGATGGCCTCGTTCTATTCCAAGATCGGACTTCCGGTGAACCTGCGCGGTCTCGTCTTCAACGACGTCAAGATCGGCAACGAAACCCATGACGGGGTTCCGGTGCTGGTGGTCGAAGGCGTGATCGCGAGCACCGTCGGCATCCCTGTCGACGTTCCGCGCATCCGCTTTTCGCTGCGCAATCCCGCCGGCGCCGAGGTCTATTCCTGGACCGCGCAACCGGCACAGCCGGTCCTGGAACCGGGCGACACCATGCCGTTCCGCACCCGGCTTGCATCTCCCCCCGCCGATGGGCAAGACCTTCAGGTCCGATTCTTCACCAAGCGCGATGCCGCTGGCAGCGCGCCCTGA
- the ftsE gene encoding cell division ATP-binding protein FtsE yields the protein MVRFENVGLRYGLGPEVLRDLSFQIEPHSFQFLTGPSGAGKTSLLKLLFLSLRPTRGLISVFNYDVATLDKDELATLRRRIGIVFQDFRLLDHMTTYENVALPFRVMGKEEASYRNEVVELLHWVGLGDRMNALPPVLSGGEKQRAAIARAVIARPQLLLADEPTGNVDPNLGQRLLRLFMELNKSGTTVVIATHDISLMDEYDSRRLVLHEGRLHVYD from the coding sequence GTGGTCCGATTTGAGAACGTGGGATTGCGGTATGGGCTGGGGCCGGAGGTTCTGCGCGACCTCAGCTTCCAGATCGAGCCGCATTCGTTCCAGTTTCTCACCGGGCCGTCGGGCGCCGGCAAGACCTCGCTGCTGAAGCTTTTGTTCCTGTCACTCAGGCCGACCCGCGGATTGATCTCTGTCTTCAACTACGATGTGGCGACCCTGGACAAGGACGAGCTTGCAACGTTGCGCCGGCGCATCGGCATCGTGTTCCAGGACTTCCGTCTGCTCGATCACATGACCACCTACGAGAATGTCGCCTTGCCGTTCCGTGTCATGGGCAAGGAGGAGGCGAGCTATCGCAACGAGGTGGTCGAGCTTTTGCACTGGGTCGGTCTCGGCGATCGCATGAACGCGCTGCCGCCGGTCCTGTCCGGCGGTGAGAAGCAGCGTGCCGCGATCGCGCGCGCCGTGATCGCGCGCCCTCAATTGCTGCTGGCCGACGAGCCGACCGGCAACGTCGATCCCAATCTTGGGCAGCGCTTGCTGCGGCTGTTCATGGAGTTGAACAAATCCGGCACCACGGTGGTGATTGCCACCCACGACATCAGCCTGATGGATGAATACGATTCGCGGCGGCTGGTGCTGCATGAGGGGCGGCTGCATGTCTACGATTGA
- a CDS encoding cell division protein FtsX, translated as MDGELMTPREMSGLLTHGDTPIVPKRSIAGRALVAVVAIMTFLASLTTGAVMLVRASASEWQSEVAREVTIQVRPVQGRDLEADVARASEIARAYPGIVDVRPFSKDESARLIEPWLGSGLSLDDLPVPRMIVLKLQDGSVELAPLRKTLSERVGAATLDDHRGWIERMHTMAQSTIAGGIVVLVLMLAATVLSVTFATQGAMATNRPIVEVLHFIGAKSGFIARQFERHFLVLGLEGGVIGGGAAILLFGIAGLIANLSIGTASGDQITALFGTFSLSLSGYIAILAQIVLIAVVTAVASRRTVNRTLDFVD; from the coding sequence ATGGACGGCGAACTGATGACGCCGCGCGAGATGTCGGGGCTCCTGACACACGGCGACACGCCGATCGTGCCGAAGCGCTCGATCGCAGGCCGGGCGCTGGTCGCCGTGGTCGCGATCATGACGTTTCTCGCCTCGCTGACCACCGGCGCCGTGATGCTGGTGCGGGCGTCGGCGTCCGAATGGCAGTCCGAGGTGGCGCGTGAAGTGACCATCCAGGTGCGCCCGGTGCAGGGCCGCGACCTCGAGGCCGATGTCGCGCGTGCGTCGGAGATCGCGCGGGCCTATCCCGGCATCGTCGACGTGCGGCCGTTTTCCAAGGACGAGTCTGCGCGGCTGATCGAGCCCTGGCTCGGCAGCGGGCTCTCGCTCGACGATCTGCCGGTGCCGCGGATGATCGTGCTGAAGCTGCAGGATGGCAGCGTCGAACTCGCGCCGCTGCGCAAGACGCTCTCGGAGCGGGTCGGTGCGGCGACGCTGGACGACCACCGCGGCTGGATCGAGCGGATGCACACCATGGCGCAGTCCACCATCGCGGGCGGCATCGTGGTGCTGGTGCTGATGCTTGCGGCCACCGTGCTCTCGGTGACGTTCGCCACGCAGGGCGCCATGGCCACCAACCGGCCGATCGTCGAGGTGCTGCACTTCATCGGCGCCAAGAGCGGTTTCATCGCCAGGCAGTTCGAGCGGCATTTCCTGGTGCTGGGCCTCGAAGGCGGGGTGATCGGCGGCGGGGCTGCGATCCTGCTGTTCGGCATTGCCGGCCTGATCGCAAATTTGAGCATCGGCACGGCGAGCGGCGATCAGATCACGGCGCTGTTCGGCACGTTTTCGCTCAGCCTCAGCGGATATATCGCGATCCTGGCGCAGATCGTGCTGATCGCCGTGGTGACGGCGGTAGCCTCCCGCCGCACCGTCAACCGGACGCTCGACTTTGTGGACTAG
- a CDS encoding YdcF family protein, translating to MHSVEPGTTTRSPGALLWRRAYRTVLLVVLLAGVLFSGGFYWFVSQMPVVEASPSHKADGIVVLTGGAFRISDALELLSTGHGRRLLISGVNRNTRSYEIARLVPEHQRWFSCCVDLDYSATNTIGNAVETRRWVVDRGFKSVIVVTANYHMPRAMAELGHELPEVSLVPYAVVSDRVKVDDWWDNPDTARLLFLEYLKYIVARVRMTIPPSLA from the coding sequence ATGCATTCGGTTGAGCCAGGGACGACGACGAGAAGCCCAGGGGCGCTGCTGTGGCGGCGCGCCTACCGCACCGTCTTGCTTGTCGTCCTGCTGGCCGGAGTGCTGTTCTCTGGCGGCTTTTATTGGTTCGTCAGCCAGATGCCGGTGGTCGAGGCCTCGCCGTCGCACAAGGCCGACGGCATCGTGGTCCTGACCGGCGGCGCGTTCCGCATCAGCGACGCGCTGGAGCTTCTGTCCACCGGCCACGGCCGGCGTCTGCTCATCAGCGGCGTCAACCGCAACACCCGGTCCTACGAGATCGCGCGGTTGGTGCCCGAGCATCAACGCTGGTTCTCCTGCTGCGTCGATCTCGACTATTCGGCGACCAACACCATCGGCAATGCGGTCGAGACCCGCCGCTGGGTCGTGGACCGTGGCTTCAAGTCGGTGATCGTGGTCACCGCCAACTATCACATGCCGCGCGCCATGGCCGAGCTCGGCCACGAGCTGCCCGAGGTCAGTCTGGTGCCCTATGCGGTGGTTTCGGACCGGGTCAAGGTCGATGACTGGTGGGACAATCCGGACACCGCCAGGCTGCTGTTTCTGGAATATTTGAAGTATATCGTCGCCCGGGTCCGCATGACGATTCCGCCGTCGCTCGCGTGA
- a CDS encoding lysophospholipid acyltransferase family protein, translating to MIVIRSVIYNLLFYVNLVVLLLLAVTTFVMPHKAILKMAELWGRVSVFLLRVVCGTRMEVRGLEHLQGRRLSEPLIIAAKHQSTFETFALLKLFDDYTFIVKRELMWIPLFGWFMAKGRMIPVDRQAGSQALTKMTARAREEIQTGRQLVIFPEGTRRAAGAEPRYKFGVAHLYAEIGVPCIPVALNSGLYWPRRHFRRYPGTIVVEFLPPIPPGLDKSEFFKRLQDDIETATARLIAEGEAELKRLGVKL from the coding sequence GTGATCGTTATCCGCTCTGTCATCTACAACCTGCTGTTCTACGTGAACCTGGTCGTGCTGCTGCTGCTGGCGGTCACGACGTTCGTGATGCCGCACAAGGCCATCCTGAAGATGGCCGAGCTGTGGGGCCGGGTCAGCGTGTTCCTGCTGCGCGTGGTCTGCGGCACCCGGATGGAGGTGCGCGGGCTGGAGCATCTGCAGGGCCGGCGGCTCAGCGAGCCGCTGATCATCGCGGCCAAGCACCAGTCGACCTTCGAAACCTTCGCGCTGCTCAAGCTGTTTGACGACTACACTTTCATCGTCAAACGTGAGCTGATGTGGATTCCGCTGTTCGGCTGGTTCATGGCCAAGGGCCGCATGATCCCGGTCGACCGCCAGGCCGGCAGCCAGGCGCTGACCAAGATGACGGCGCGCGCCCGTGAGGAAATCCAGACCGGCCGCCAGCTGGTGATTTTTCCGGAGGGCACGCGCCGCGCCGCGGGCGCCGAGCCGCGCTACAAGTTCGGCGTTGCGCATCTTTACGCCGAGATCGGCGTGCCGTGCATTCCGGTGGCGCTCAATTCGGGACTGTACTGGCCGCGCCGCCACTTCCGGCGCTATCCCGGCACCATCGTGGTCGAATTCCTGCCGCCGATCCCGCCCGGCCTCGACAAGAGCGAGTTCTTCAAACGGTTGCAGGACGACATCGAGACGGCGACGGCGCGGCTGATCGCCGAGGGCGAAGCCGAGCTCAAGCGGCTCGGTGTGAAGTTGTAG
- a CDS encoding gamma-glutamylcyclotransferase, whose protein sequence is MTGPDPSIDHATEDLWVFGYGSLIWRPGFEYAERIPAHIVGMRRSLCIYSFDHRGTPERPGLVLGLDFGGACRGIAYRVTASKRPATLTYLREREQTTAVYREMVRSIWLAGNPERRVDALCYVVDRGHPQYAAGLTHDKQLHIVRQAHGRSGHNRDYVLETAKALEALNIVDHELQVLADRLRGTQDAHPAPT, encoded by the coding sequence ATGACCGGTCCAGACCCCTCCATCGACCACGCCACTGAAGATCTCTGGGTGTTCGGCTATGGCTCGCTGATCTGGCGGCCTGGCTTCGAATATGCCGAGCGCATTCCGGCGCACATCGTGGGGATGCGCCGCTCGCTGTGCATCTACTCGTTCGACCATCGTGGCACGCCGGAGCGGCCCGGCCTCGTGCTCGGACTCGATTTCGGCGGCGCCTGCCGCGGCATCGCCTATCGCGTGACGGCAAGCAAGCGGCCGGCGACGCTTACTTATCTGCGCGAGCGCGAACAGACCACGGCGGTGTATCGCGAGATGGTTCGCAGCATCTGGCTCGCCGGCAATCCGGAGCGGCGGGTCGACGCGCTCTGCTACGTGGTCGACCGCGGTCATCCGCAATACGCCGCGGGCCTCACCCACGACAAGCAGCTGCATATCGTGCGGCAGGCGCACGGCCGGTCCGGCCACAACCGCGATTATGTGCTGGAGACCGCGAAGGCGCTGGAGGCGCTCAACATCGTCGATCACGAATTGCAGGTTCTGGCGGACCGGCTGCGCGGCACGCAGGACGCCCACCCGGCCCCCACTTGA
- a CDS encoding DUF2125 domain-containing protein — MIQADSIPRRRRWPIVLIALLVILGALWAGGWGYGAGVAERTLEGWKAREAKAGRVYNCASQSIGGFPFGIEARCTDASAELKTNQPPLSLKAKGMLVSAALWKPTVLTTEFTGPLTVAQPGQQPFVTVTWQYARTELHGLPTSPESAAIHLDQLAVDRTEAENVFKATRADLNARLVSGTVRENPVIETVVKLVGASAQAWHPAAAIPTDADITAVVRGLKDFAPKPWQQRLRELQAAGGRIEIASARVQQGETIAVANGVLSLSPAGRLDGQLRLTVANLEKFLPALGLDQMLAEQRAPPKLNNAFGALDRIMPGLGNVARQNAGPALVASLGLMGQPTELEGQRAVALPLRFDDGMVSLGPLKLGMTPPLY; from the coding sequence ATGATTCAAGCAGATTCCATTCCAAGGCGCCGCCGCTGGCCGATCGTCCTGATCGCCTTACTGGTGATTCTTGGCGCGCTTTGGGCCGGGGGCTGGGGTTACGGCGCCGGCGTCGCCGAACGCACGCTTGAGGGCTGGAAGGCGCGCGAGGCCAAGGCCGGGCGCGTCTACAACTGTGCGTCGCAAAGCATCGGTGGATTTCCGTTCGGCATCGAAGCGCGTTGCACTGATGCCAGCGCCGAGCTGAAGACCAATCAGCCGCCGCTCTCGCTCAAGGCCAAGGGCATGCTGGTCTCGGCGGCGCTGTGGAAGCCGACCGTGCTGACCACCGAATTCACCGGGCCGCTCACGGTGGCGCAGCCGGGCCAGCAGCCGTTTGTCACCGTGACCTGGCAATACGCGCGCACGGAATTGCATGGCCTGCCGACCTCACCCGAGAGCGCCGCGATCCATCTCGACCAGCTCGCGGTCGACCGCACCGAGGCCGAGAACGTCTTCAAAGCCACGCGTGCCGATCTCAACGCCCGGCTGGTCTCCGGGACCGTGCGGGAAAATCCGGTGATCGAGACTGTCGTGAAGCTGGTCGGGGCGTCGGCGCAGGCCTGGCATCCGGCGGCCGCGATCCCGACCGACGCCGACATCACCGCGGTGGTGCGCGGGCTGAAGGATTTCGCGCCGAAGCCCTGGCAGCAGCGGCTGCGTGAGCTTCAGGCCGCGGGCGGCCGGATCGAGATCGCGAGTGCCCGCGTGCAGCAGGGCGAAACCATCGCCGTGGCGAACGGTGTGCTGAGCCTGTCGCCGGCCGGCCGGCTTGACGGCCAGCTTCGGCTGACTGTCGCCAACCTCGAGAAGTTTTTGCCCGCGCTCGGCCTCGACCAGATGCTGGCGGAGCAGCGCGCGCCGCCGAAGCTCAACAACGCGTTCGGCGCGCTCGACCGCATCATGCCGGGGCTCGGGAACGTCGCCCGCCAGAACGCGGGCCCGGCGCTGGTCGCAAGCCTCGGCCTGATGGGCCAGCCGACCGAGCTCGAAGGCCAGCGCGCGGTGGCGCTGCCGCTGCGCTTCGACGACGGCATGGTGTCGCTCGGTCCGCTCAAGCTCGGCATGACGCCGCCGCTTTATTGA
- a CDS encoding MFS transporter, whose translation MPFRALNIILAALALLGPFSIHLFFPVIPVIKADFALSDALAQLTFSIGVFGMAFSTLAYGAFADRYGRRPVLLVGLLLFLAGSVLSAFAFSFTGLLIGRILQSIGAGSGITLARAIARDVYGAEGLVKSIAYLTMFFALGALVAPGFGGFLIDQAGWRSVFYFASTIGFLIALGSYFVVPETGKRATAGGGMSGLAGFIALLRYPRFCALVVHTGCSTGTFLIVATASSSLMKEALHRSATEFGLYFAMVPFGFVTGTIISSRVGNRASVERMILIGACIAVAAVSIQSGLLLSGHFTPLVLFLPGTFITLAQGISLPFAQSGAMATIPRLAGTAAGIGVFSQNFLGAGFAQIYGLLADGSPYPMMVMTAATATLGMISAIIPSLLSRSRPQPS comes from the coding sequence ATGCCTTTCCGCGCGCTCAACATCATCCTCGCGGCACTTGCGCTGCTCGGCCCGTTCTCCATCCACCTGTTCTTCCCTGTCATCCCGGTCATCAAGGCCGATTTCGCGCTCTCCGATGCTCTCGCCCAGCTGACCTTCAGCATCGGCGTGTTCGGCATGGCCTTCTCCACGCTCGCTTACGGCGCCTTCGCGGACCGTTACGGGCGGCGGCCGGTGCTGCTGGTGGGCCTGCTGCTGTTCCTCGCCGGCAGCGTGCTGTCGGCCTTCGCATTTTCGTTCACCGGTTTGCTGATCGGCCGAATCCTGCAATCCATCGGCGCCGGAAGCGGCATCACCTTGGCCCGTGCGATTGCGCGCGACGTATACGGTGCCGAAGGACTGGTGAAGTCCATCGCCTATCTGACCATGTTCTTCGCGCTCGGAGCACTCGTCGCGCCCGGCTTTGGCGGATTCCTGATCGACCAGGCCGGGTGGAGATCGGTGTTCTACTTCGCCAGCACCATCGGATTCCTGATCGCGCTTGGCTCCTACTTCGTCGTCCCCGAAACCGGGAAACGCGCGACGGCCGGCGGCGGCATGTCGGGGCTGGCCGGTTTCATCGCATTGCTGCGTTATCCGCGCTTCTGCGCTCTCGTCGTCCACACCGGTTGCAGCACCGGCACCTTCCTGATCGTTGCCACCGCGTCGTCCTCGCTGATGAAAGAAGCATTGCACAGGTCGGCAACGGAATTCGGACTGTATTTTGCGATGGTGCCATTCGGCTTCGTGACCGGAACGATCATCTCAAGCCGAGTCGGCAACCGGGCCTCGGTCGAACGCATGATCCTCATTGGCGCCTGCATCGCAGTAGCGGCCGTTTCAATACAGTCAGGCCTGCTGCTGTCAGGTCATTTCACGCCGCTGGTGCTGTTCCTGCCCGGCACGTTCATCACTTTGGCCCAGGGGATTTCGCTGCCATTTGCGCAGTCGGGCGCCATGGCGACAATCCCGAGGCTGGCCGGCACGGCTGCCGGGATCGGTGTTTTTTCCCAGAATTTCCTGGGAGCCGGCTTCGCGCAAATCTACGGTCTCCTCGCCGATGGCAGCCCCTACCCCATGATGGTCATGACGGCGGCGACGGCTACATTGGGAATGATCTCGGCCATCATTCCTTCGTTGCTGTCCCGCTCGCGACCTCAGCCGTCCTGA
- a CDS encoding NAD(P)H-dependent flavin oxidoreductase, protein MIRTPVCDLLDIEHPIALGGMGSATNAALVAAVSRAGGLGALGCHYLTPQQISERTAAIRQETNKPFGLNFLTFDTREDSFAEALELRPSVMQFAWARPDQDLRAYFSRAHDAGCRVTYMAGAVPEAVRAAKAGADVIIAQGSEGGGHVGWMGSLPLIPMIVDAVGPVPVLAAGGFADGRGLIAALSLGAQGILLGTRFLATVESPLHPNFKQAIVDSDGHDTQLSEIPDIAAGLVWPGAMTRSRRNRFVERWSGREWALRQNRVEALARLRAARESGDVDEGPLSMGQDAGLIHDIPRAGDLVTRIAREAEQILTQKLTQFVSKPN, encoded by the coding sequence ATGATCCGAACGCCCGTCTGCGACTTGCTGGACATCGAGCACCCGATTGCGCTCGGCGGAATGGGATCGGCGACGAATGCAGCGCTTGTGGCCGCGGTATCGCGAGCCGGCGGACTCGGCGCACTCGGCTGCCACTATCTCACCCCTCAGCAAATCAGCGAACGGACCGCAGCCATTCGCCAGGAGACCAACAAGCCGTTCGGCTTGAACTTCCTGACCTTCGACACACGCGAAGACAGCTTCGCCGAGGCGCTCGAACTTCGGCCAAGCGTCATGCAATTCGCCTGGGCGCGGCCGGATCAGGATCTTCGCGCCTATTTCAGCCGCGCCCATGACGCGGGATGCCGGGTGACTTACATGGCGGGAGCCGTGCCGGAGGCCGTGCGCGCGGCAAAAGCCGGCGCCGATGTCATCATCGCGCAGGGTTCGGAAGGCGGCGGCCACGTCGGGTGGATGGGCAGCCTGCCGCTCATTCCGATGATCGTCGATGCGGTCGGCCCCGTCCCGGTGCTGGCAGCCGGCGGCTTCGCCGATGGCCGCGGATTGATTGCAGCGCTGTCGCTTGGCGCCCAGGGCATCCTGCTCGGCACGCGCTTTCTCGCCACGGTCGAATCTCCGCTGCATCCGAACTTCAAGCAGGCGATCGTGGACAGCGACGGCCACGACACGCAACTCTCGGAAATCCCCGACATCGCGGCCGGCCTGGTTTGGCCCGGCGCCATGACCCGCTCGCGACGCAATCGCTTTGTCGAGCGATGGTCGGGCCGCGAATGGGCTTTGCGCCAGAACCGGGTTGAAGCGCTGGCACGGCTCAGGGCCGCGCGTGAGTCCGGCGACGTCGATGAAGGCCCGCTCTCCATGGGACAGGATGCGGGGCTTATTCACGACATTCCCCGCGCCGGCGATCTGGTCACGCGTATTGCCCGGGAGGCAGAACAGATCCTGACGCAGAAGCTGACGCAGTTCGTGTCCAAGCCCAACTGA
- a CDS encoding ABC transporter substrate-binding protein translates to MAIPVTVAPKGMGLNDFVAMQDGFFAAEGLDVEFDMKTFRGTQGSWKDLKYFDRPQDRPFSEGRSVIQGACAWGSVCNASAGMGKFVADCYGVSPWGIFVRPDSKIKKPEDLKDIPIAVGMRAGSHFNVPYRLEKYLPLENIKPVNIGGFGARLTALLNGEVEAASLLPPQIDMAKQLGLRAVMEDTFHTIWWVPDDMSPDVLKRYLRALDRAEKALQADLPKYLPLWKQSVPPEFQNQTWDYSKFSRGERFVYEPIPKSEFDEIMQQVERWGLDQHLKERGFEKLIPSAA, encoded by the coding sequence ATGGCAATCCCAGTGACCGTTGCGCCGAAAGGCATGGGCCTGAACGATTTCGTTGCGATGCAGGACGGGTTTTTTGCCGCCGAAGGTCTCGATGTCGAATTCGACATGAAGACGTTCCGCGGCACGCAAGGAAGCTGGAAGGATCTCAAATATTTCGATCGGCCGCAGGACAGGCCCTTTTCCGAGGGCCGCTCCGTGATCCAGGGCGCGTGCGCCTGGGGCTCCGTCTGCAACGCGAGCGCCGGCATGGGAAAGTTCGTCGCCGATTGTTACGGCGTCTCACCGTGGGGCATCTTCGTGCGCCCCGATTCCAAGATCAAAAAGCCGGAAGACCTGAAGGACATTCCGATCGCCGTCGGCATGCGCGCGGGCAGTCACTTCAATGTCCCCTATCGGCTCGAAAAATATCTGCCGCTCGAGAACATCAAACCGGTGAACATCGGCGGCTTCGGCGCCCGGCTCACGGCGCTGTTGAATGGGGAGGTCGAGGCCGCAAGCCTGCTGCCGCCGCAAATCGACATGGCGAAGCAACTCGGGCTGCGGGCCGTCATGGAGGACACCTTCCATACGATCTGGTGGGTGCCGGATGACATGTCGCCGGACGTGCTCAAGCGCTATCTTCGTGCGCTCGACCGGGCCGAGAAAGCGTTGCAAGCCGACCTGCCGAAATACCTGCCGCTGTGGAAGCAGTCGGTTCCGCCGGAATTCCAAAATCAGACCTGGGACTACAGCAAGTTCTCGCGGGGCGAGCGCTTCGTCTATGAGCCGATTCCAAAATCGGAATTCGACGAGATCATGCAGCAGGTCGAGCGCTGGGGTCTCGATCAGCATCTGAAAGAGCGTGGCTTCGAGAAGCTCATCCCGTCCGCAGCCTGA
- a CDS encoding IclR family transcriptional regulator: MSGSKKSNRRRKAPVIADRGGVQSVRIASTILKALAAGGGALPLKDLASATGLARAKVHRYLTSLRNAGLVSQNADTSHYQIGPAAVEIGLIGLRRISPVAEVCDALPALRDLINQTVTVAVWGDGGPVVVAMQESDHWVTMNIRVGSRLPIATTAIGRIFLAHLPAAVTRPLVTAERRDAQQRKLALPSADEIDGLMSEIRSRRLSRAPSALLPGVDAIAAPVFDYRDNLVAVVCVVARSDAKITGWDGSAVRALTDMTAQLSAKLGFVDQRSRQSKQTDGEAKSKTPAGAIVPVDGHREKTG; the protein is encoded by the coding sequence ATGTCGGGCAGCAAAAAATCAAACCGCCGGCGCAAAGCGCCGGTCATTGCGGATCGCGGCGGTGTGCAATCCGTCAGGATCGCATCGACGATCTTGAAGGCGTTGGCGGCGGGCGGAGGCGCGCTGCCTTTGAAAGATCTGGCTTCGGCGACCGGGTTGGCGCGAGCGAAGGTGCACCGCTATCTGACCAGTCTGCGCAACGCCGGACTCGTCTCGCAGAATGCCGACACCAGCCACTATCAGATCGGCCCGGCCGCGGTGGAGATTGGCCTCATCGGGTTGAGGCGCATCAGCCCGGTCGCCGAGGTTTGCGATGCGCTGCCGGCCCTGCGCGACCTCATCAACCAGACCGTCACTGTCGCGGTGTGGGGCGATGGCGGTCCGGTCGTGGTCGCGATGCAGGAAAGCGACCACTGGGTCACGATGAACATTCGGGTCGGATCGCGACTGCCGATTGCGACGACGGCCATCGGGCGCATTTTCCTGGCCCATCTGCCCGCGGCGGTGACGCGTCCGCTCGTCACGGCCGAGCGGCGCGATGCACAACAACGAAAGCTTGCGCTGCCATCCGCGGATGAGATCGACGGGCTGATGAGCGAAATCCGCTCGCGGCGTTTGTCACGCGCGCCCAGCGCGTTGCTTCCCGGTGTCGACGCCATCGCGGCGCCCGTGTTCGATTACCGCGACAATCTCGTCGCGGTGGTGTGTGTCGTTGCGCGGTCTGACGCAAAAATCACAGGCTGGGACGGCAGCGCGGTCCGTGCACTGACGGATATGACGGCTCAGCTATCGGCAAAGCTGGGCTTTGTCGATCAGCGCAGCCGGCAGTCGAAGCAAACCGACGGTGAAGCAAAGTCCAAGACGCCGGCAGGCGCGATCGTTCCGGTCGACGGGCACAGGGAGAAGACGGGATGA
- a CDS encoding cupin domain-containing protein, with the protein MNGAAKGKFSPPGHGNVYAKANEVIVKITGADTNQTFEVVEENCKPGFQSRAHYHIKAYETFYVFDGSADFRVGDDLFHGEKGACIHIPPGAVHQVTSPGGVRMLMIYSPAGTDGMFAAMHKLTQEQIMDADLTGKIALEHDTVMVEQSTGGRGKGTILG; encoded by the coding sequence ATGAACGGCGCCGCAAAGGGAAAGTTCTCGCCGCCCGGCCACGGCAATGTCTACGCAAAAGCCAACGAGGTCATCGTCAAGATCACCGGCGCCGACACCAATCAGACGTTCGAGGTCGTCGAGGAGAACTGCAAGCCCGGCTTTCAGTCTCGCGCGCACTATCACATCAAGGCATACGAGACGTTCTACGTGTTCGACGGCAGCGCCGACTTCCGCGTCGGAGACGATCTTTTCCATGGTGAAAAGGGAGCGTGCATTCACATCCCGCCGGGCGCGGTCCATCAGGTGACCTCGCCTGGCGGCGTCCGCATGCTGATGATCTACAGCCCCGCCGGCACCGACGGAATGTTCGCGGCCATGCACAAGCTGACACAAGAGCAGATCATGGACGCGGATTTGACCGGCAAGATCGCACTCGAGCACGACACCGTCATGGTGGAGCAATCAACAGGCGGACGCGGCAAGGGAACGATCCTGGGCTAG